A stretch of Bordetella genomosp. 13 DNA encodes these proteins:
- a CDS encoding ABC transporter substrate-binding protein: protein MKHATSTLAALLGGSLFAFSVHAQNPAPFRLGVIVDMTGVYSAHGGPGVVTAVKMAAEDFGGKVLDRPIEVLSADYQNKVDITATRARQWYDRDGVSAIIESTDSASALALQALGTEKKRITLFAGSASSNLTNAACTPYGVHYVYDTYVLANGTGRAVTRAGGDSWYFITADYAFGHSLERDTSNVIKANGGKILGSVRAPLSSPDFSSYLLQAQASKAKVIGLANAGSDTQNAVRQASEFGITQGGQALATLLVFLHDIKGLGLQAAQGLQFTTGFYWDRNDETRAWSKRYFERQKSMPSMVQAGAYSATMHYLQAVKAVGRDDPDAVAAKMKETPINDFYAKNGRIRADGRMVYDMYLAQAKTPAESKGDWDLLKILETIPGNEAYRPLSQSECPLVKQSG from the coding sequence ATGAAACATGCAACTTCGACCCTGGCCGCGCTGCTCGGCGGCTCGCTGTTCGCTTTTTCCGTCCATGCCCAGAACCCGGCGCCGTTCCGCCTGGGCGTCATCGTGGACATGACGGGCGTGTACTCGGCGCACGGCGGGCCCGGCGTGGTCACGGCCGTGAAGATGGCGGCGGAAGACTTCGGCGGCAAGGTCCTGGACCGTCCGATCGAAGTGCTGTCGGCCGACTACCAGAACAAGGTGGACATCACCGCGACGCGCGCGCGCCAGTGGTACGACCGGGACGGCGTGAGCGCCATCATCGAGTCGACCGACTCGGCCTCCGCGCTGGCGCTGCAGGCGTTGGGAACGGAGAAGAAGCGCATCACGCTGTTCGCGGGCTCGGCCTCGTCCAACCTGACCAACGCGGCCTGCACGCCCTATGGCGTGCACTATGTCTACGACACCTACGTGCTGGCCAACGGCACCGGGCGCGCGGTGACGCGGGCGGGCGGCGACAGCTGGTACTTCATCACCGCCGACTATGCCTTCGGCCATTCGCTGGAACGCGACACCAGCAACGTCATCAAGGCCAACGGCGGCAAGATACTGGGCAGCGTGCGTGCGCCGTTGTCCAGCCCGGACTTCTCTTCGTACCTGCTGCAGGCGCAGGCCAGCAAGGCCAAGGTGATCGGCCTGGCCAACGCCGGTTCGGATACGCAGAACGCCGTGCGCCAGGCCTCGGAGTTCGGCATCACGCAGGGCGGCCAGGCGCTGGCGACGCTGCTGGTCTTCCTGCACGACATCAAGGGACTGGGGCTGCAGGCCGCGCAGGGACTGCAGTTCACCACGGGCTTCTACTGGGACCGCAACGACGAGACGCGCGCGTGGTCCAAGCGCTACTTCGAGCGCCAGAAGTCCATGCCGTCGATGGTGCAGGCCGGCGCCTATTCGGCCACCATGCACTACCTGCAGGCCGTCAAGGCCGTGGGCCGCGACGACCCCGATGCCGTGGCCGCGAAGATGAAAGAGACGCCCATCAACGACTTCTACGCGAAGAACGGGCGCATCCGCGCGGACGGCCGCATGGTGTACGACATGTACCTGGCGCAGGCGAAGACGCCCGCCGAGTCCAAGGGCGACTGGGATCTGTTGAAGATCCTGGAGACGATCCCGGGCAACGAGGCCTACCGACCCCTGTCGCAAAGCGAATGCCCGCTGGTGAAGCAGAGCGGCTGA
- a CDS encoding acyl-CoA dehydrogenase family protein, with amino-acid sequence MKLNYRAEDERFRETVMQFLKHALPDDLQHKVRNHLRLGKEDFLRWHRIVHAQGWAGASWPVAFGGTGWTPMQQHIWQEACALAGAPIIQPFGIDMVGPVIMAFGNARQHERFLPGILSGEDWWCQGYSEPGAGSDLAALSTRAERHGDHYVVNGQKAWTTFAQHANWMFCLVRTDPAAPKQKGISFLLIDMATPGITIRPVTMLDGEQDVNEVFLDNVPVPVENLIGEENKGWTYAKFLLSHERTSIAGLGRSKRELAFLKRLAAARERDGQPVLRQALFNARVAEVEIDLMALELLVLKSLTQAEDADALASILKLRGIDIQQALTELMLDAVGYGAAPLDMAYLDGATDTSVFGDDDAAPLGRQYLTYRKPAVYGGATEIQKNILAKMILQM; translated from the coding sequence ATGAAACTGAATTACCGCGCCGAAGACGAGCGCTTCCGCGAGACTGTCATGCAGTTCCTGAAGCACGCGCTGCCGGACGACCTGCAGCACAAGGTGCGCAATCACCTGCGGCTGGGCAAGGAAGACTTCCTACGCTGGCATCGCATCGTGCACGCGCAGGGCTGGGCCGGCGCCAGCTGGCCCGTCGCCTTCGGCGGCACGGGCTGGACGCCGATGCAGCAGCATATCTGGCAGGAGGCCTGCGCGCTGGCCGGCGCGCCCATCATCCAGCCCTTCGGCATCGACATGGTGGGCCCGGTGATCATGGCGTTCGGCAACGCGCGGCAGCACGAGCGCTTCCTGCCCGGCATTCTGTCGGGCGAGGACTGGTGGTGCCAGGGCTATTCCGAACCGGGCGCCGGCTCGGACCTGGCGGCGCTGTCCACGCGCGCCGAACGCCACGGCGACCATTACGTCGTCAACGGCCAGAAGGCCTGGACCACCTTCGCGCAGCACGCCAACTGGATGTTCTGCCTGGTGCGCACGGACCCCGCCGCGCCCAAGCAGAAGGGCATCTCGTTCCTGCTGATCGACATGGCCACGCCGGGCATCACCATCCGTCCGGTCACCATGCTGGACGGCGAACAGGACGTGAACGAAGTCTTTCTGGACAACGTGCCGGTGCCTGTCGAGAACCTCATCGGCGAAGAGAACAAGGGCTGGACCTATGCCAAGTTCCTGCTGAGCCATGAACGCACCTCGATCGCCGGCCTGGGCCGCTCCAAGCGCGAGCTGGCCTTCCTGAAGCGGCTGGCCGCGGCGCGCGAACGCGATGGACAGCCGGTGCTGCGGCAGGCGCTGTTCAATGCGCGCGTCGCCGAGGTCGAGATCGACCTGATGGCGCTCGAGCTGCTGGTGCTGAAGAGCCTGACGCAGGCCGAGGACGCGGACGCGCTGGCATCGATCCTGAAGCTGCGGGGCATCGACATCCAGCAGGCGCTGACCGAACTGATGCTGGACGCGGTGGGCTACGGCGCGGCGCCGCTGGACATGGCGTACCTCGACGGCGCCACGGATACCAGCGTGTTCGGTGACGACGACGCGGCGCCGCTGGGCCGCCAGTACCTTACCTACCGCAAGCCGGCCGTGTACGGCGGCGCCACCGAGATCCAGAAGAACATTCTGGCCAAGATGATCCTGCAGATGTAA
- a CDS encoding NAD(P)-dependent oxidoreductase — protein MTASHAPTGAVPVGFVGLGDMGRPMALRLLRAGLPMVVCDRNPAALQPFVAGGAQAASTPREVADLAELVVICLPAPEISLAVALGEDGLRQGARMRWMMETSTVGQSTLHALADGLRPRGIEVLDAPVSGGPRGEAAGRLSCFVSASQAAFDAARPVLSVLADRLFHIGTQPGQSQVLKLANNMLNAANLTLACEMMHMVRSAGIELKTALEVINASTGRSRATEETLPAQVLSGAFDTGARLDILHKDVRLAVAEAARQHTACPAATAAAAVWDRAMAAGLGAADLSRIYEFIANDTQAAKAD, from the coding sequence ATGACGGCCAGCCACGCACCGACCGGCGCCGTCCCGGTGGGATTCGTGGGCCTGGGCGACATGGGCAGGCCCATGGCCCTGCGCCTGCTGCGGGCCGGACTGCCGATGGTGGTCTGCGACCGCAATCCCGCCGCGCTCCAGCCCTTCGTGGCCGGCGGCGCGCAGGCCGCGTCCACCCCGCGCGAGGTCGCCGACCTCGCCGAGCTCGTCGTGATCTGCCTGCCCGCGCCCGAGATCAGCCTGGCGGTCGCGCTGGGCGAAGACGGCCTGCGGCAAGGCGCGCGCATGCGCTGGATGATGGAGACCTCGACCGTGGGCCAGTCCACGCTGCACGCGCTGGCCGACGGCCTGCGGCCGCGGGGCATCGAGGTGCTGGACGCCCCGGTCAGCGGCGGCCCGCGCGGCGAGGCAGCGGGCAGGTTGTCCTGCTTCGTGTCGGCCTCTCAGGCCGCGTTCGACGCGGCGCGTCCGGTGCTGTCCGTCCTGGCCGATCGCCTCTTCCACATCGGCACGCAACCTGGCCAGTCGCAGGTGCTGAAGCTGGCCAACAACATGCTCAACGCCGCCAACCTGACGCTGGCCTGCGAAATGATGCACATGGTGCGGTCGGCGGGCATCGAGCTGAAGACCGCGCTCGAGGTCATCAACGCCAGCACCGGCCGCAGCCGCGCCACGGAAGAGACGCTGCCCGCGCAGGTGCTGAGCGGCGCGTTCGACACCGGAGCGCGCCTGGACATCCTGCACAAGGACGTGCGGCTGGCGGTGGCGGAAGCCGCCAGGCAGCACACGGCCTGCCCCGCCGCCACGGCCGCCGCGGCGGTCTGGGACCGGGCCATGGCGGCCGGCCTGGGCGCGGCGGACCTGTCGCGCATCTACGAATTCATCGCCAATGACACCCAGGCGGCGAAGGCCGATTGA
- a CDS encoding long-chain-fatty-acid--CoA ligase, with protein MQAWPLLCQRVIEYAAREHGQRRVATRLADGSVQASDYRQVHETALRISKRLLADGIRAGDRIGTVAWSTARHMECWYGIAGIGAVYHPVNPRLFSEQIVHIVNDAADQLMFVDPGFVALLEPLAAQLPTVRRYIVLADEADMPATSLPNAISFEAWLGDTDADFHWPDFDENTAAALTYTSGTTGNPKGVLYSHRSIILMSLTGCAPDMYGFSARDNVMVLVPMYHANGWTWPFSAPMTGAGLVFPGQHMDGASVADLLVDEQVTVTGGVPTIWQTVLDHLRGQGRRLTALRRVYVGGSPCPRPVLDALQEIHGAEVRASYGMTEMGPLGSICTMRVENDGLQGDERAHLQQSQGRPPFLVETRIVDEGNELRPRDGKTIGHLQVRGPCIVRAYFNQPADSVTDDGYLDTGDIASIDSLGYIRLADRAKDLVKSGGEWISSIDMEHAATMHPAVQEAAVIGARHPKWDERPLLFVVPKADMRIDKAQLYDFLAGRMAKWWLPDDILFVDSIPHTATGKLNKAALRKQYGDYLVDHPEGRQAS; from the coding sequence ATGCAAGCGTGGCCACTGCTGTGCCAGCGCGTCATCGAATACGCCGCCCGCGAGCATGGCCAGCGCCGCGTCGCGACGCGGCTGGCCGACGGCAGCGTGCAGGCCAGCGACTACCGCCAGGTGCACGAGACGGCCCTGCGCATTTCCAAGCGGCTGCTTGCCGACGGCATCCGGGCCGGCGACCGCATCGGCACGGTCGCCTGGAGCACCGCCCGCCACATGGAATGCTGGTATGGCATCGCGGGCATCGGCGCCGTCTACCACCCGGTCAATCCGCGCCTGTTCTCCGAGCAGATCGTCCACATCGTGAACGACGCCGCGGACCAGCTGATGTTCGTGGATCCGGGCTTCGTCGCCCTGCTGGAACCCCTGGCCGCGCAACTGCCCACCGTGCGGCGCTACATCGTGCTGGCGGACGAAGCCGACATGCCGGCCACCAGCCTGCCCAACGCCATCTCGTTCGAAGCCTGGCTGGGCGATACCGACGCCGATTTCCATTGGCCGGACTTCGACGAGAACACCGCGGCGGCGCTGACCTATACGTCCGGCACCACCGGCAACCCCAAGGGCGTGCTGTACTCGCACCGCTCGATCATCCTGATGTCGCTGACCGGCTGCGCGCCCGACATGTACGGGTTCTCGGCCCGCGACAACGTGATGGTGCTCGTGCCGATGTATCACGCCAATGGATGGACCTGGCCGTTTTCGGCGCCGATGACGGGCGCCGGACTGGTGTTTCCGGGCCAGCACATGGATGGCGCCTCGGTGGCCGACCTGCTGGTCGACGAACAGGTCACCGTGACGGGCGGCGTGCCCACCATCTGGCAGACGGTCCTGGACCACCTGCGCGGGCAGGGCAGGCGCCTGACCGCGCTGCGGCGCGTGTACGTCGGCGGCTCGCCTTGCCCGCGGCCGGTGCTGGATGCGCTGCAGGAGATACACGGCGCGGAAGTACGCGCCTCGTACGGCATGACCGAAATGGGTCCGCTGGGATCCATCTGCACCATGCGCGTCGAGAACGACGGTCTGCAAGGCGACGAGCGCGCGCATCTGCAACAGTCGCAGGGCCGCCCGCCGTTCCTGGTCGAGACGCGCATCGTGGACGAAGGCAACGAACTGCGTCCGCGCGACGGCAAGACCATCGGCCACCTGCAGGTGCGCGGGCCGTGCATCGTGCGCGCCTATTTCAACCAGCCGGCCGACAGCGTCACGGACGACGGCTACCTGGACACCGGCGACATCGCATCGATCGACTCGCTGGGCTACATCCGCCTGGCCGACCGCGCCAAGGATCTGGTGAAGTCGGGCGGCGAATGGATTTCCTCCATCGACATGGAACACGCGGCCACCATGCATCCCGCCGTGCAGGAGGCCGCCGTGATCGGCGCCCGGCATCCCAAGTGGGACGAGCGGCCGCTGCTGTTCGTGGTGCCCAAGGCCGACATGCGCATCGACAAGGCCCAGCTGTACGACTTCCTGGCCGGCAGGATGGCGAAGTGGTGGCTGCCGGACGACATCCTCTTCGTAGACAGCATTCCGCACACCGCCACCGGCAAGCTCAACAAGGCGGCGCTGCGCAAGCAGTACGGCGACTACCTCGTCGACCATCCGGAAGGCAGGCAGGCGTCATGA
- a CDS encoding NADPH-dependent 2,4-dienoyl-CoA reductase yields MSTPYPTLLSPIRVGRIELPNRIVMGSLHTRLENEPDAARRLAAFYAARARGQAALITTGGCSPNVAGRVEPGAQVLDRAERIAEHLPIVRAVHEHGSRIILQVLHTGAYAKHDEIVAPSAVRSPINPRIPRAMTADEILQTIEDYARCAELAREAGYDGIELMGSEGYLLNQFLVRRTNRRDDEWGGSFDQRMRMPLRVVRRIRERVGRDLLMFYRLSAIDLVEDGMTGDEILLFARALEAAGVDVLSTGIGWHESGVPTIATSVPRAAYAFAAARIKAAVSVPVVVSNRINMPDTAEQLLSSGQADLVSLARPFLADPEFVRKAAQGRAAEITPCIGCNQACLDYIFSDRVASCLVNPKACRETEFDEAPAARSLCIAVVGAGPAGMACAIAAAQRGHRVDLYEAQPDVGGQLDLARRIPGKEREFDALLRHYRLRLGQSGVALHLNTMAEAGMLAACGYDHVVVATGTRPRGVRFEGHDHAKVLSYPDLILGRAQAGDSVAVIGAGGVGHDVAEWLTAPRPLEADGFLRYWGVDAEIRTAGGLAQTEEEPCLRHVTLFQRGLSKPRLGKSTGWIHRARLARRGVVLRAGCVYHKVDDRGLHYSIDGQPQLAEVDTIVVCAGQEPVQDLAVELQRLGVAAHLIGGARIATGLDAMRAIDEGTRLAYAL; encoded by the coding sequence TTGAGTACGCCTTATCCGACCCTGCTGTCGCCCATCCGCGTGGGCCGCATCGAGCTGCCCAATCGCATCGTCATGGGCTCGCTGCATACGCGGCTGGAAAACGAGCCTGACGCCGCGCGGCGGCTGGCCGCCTTCTATGCGGCCCGCGCGCGCGGGCAGGCCGCGCTGATCACCACGGGCGGGTGCTCGCCCAATGTCGCGGGGCGTGTCGAACCGGGCGCACAGGTGCTGGACCGCGCCGAGCGCATCGCCGAGCATCTGCCCATCGTGCGGGCCGTGCATGAGCACGGCTCGCGCATCATCCTGCAGGTGCTGCATACGGGCGCCTATGCCAAGCACGACGAGATCGTGGCGCCCAGCGCGGTGCGCTCGCCCATCAACCCGCGCATCCCGCGCGCCATGACCGCGGACGAGATACTGCAGACCATCGAGGACTACGCGCGCTGCGCCGAACTCGCGCGCGAGGCGGGCTACGACGGCATCGAACTGATGGGTTCGGAGGGCTATCTGCTGAACCAGTTCCTCGTGCGCCGCACCAACCGCCGCGATGACGAGTGGGGCGGCAGCTTCGACCAGCGCATGCGCATGCCGCTGCGCGTCGTCCGCCGCATACGCGAGCGCGTGGGCCGCGACCTCCTGATGTTCTACCGCCTGTCCGCGATCGACCTGGTGGAAGACGGCATGACGGGCGACGAGATTCTGCTGTTCGCCCGGGCGCTGGAAGCCGCCGGCGTGGACGTGCTGAGCACCGGCATAGGCTGGCACGAGTCGGGCGTGCCCACCATCGCCACCAGCGTGCCCCGCGCGGCCTACGCCTTCGCGGCGGCGCGCATCAAGGCCGCCGTGTCCGTGCCGGTGGTCGTGTCCAACCGCATCAACATGCCCGACACCGCCGAACAACTGCTCAGCAGCGGACAGGCCGACCTGGTGTCGCTGGCGCGGCCTTTCCTGGCCGATCCGGAGTTCGTGCGCAAGGCCGCGCAGGGCCGCGCGGCCGAGATCACTCCCTGTATCGGCTGCAACCAGGCCTGCCTGGACTACATCTTCTCGGATCGGGTCGCCAGCTGCCTGGTCAATCCCAAGGCCTGCCGCGAGACCGAGTTCGACGAGGCGCCCGCGGCGCGGTCGCTCTGCATCGCCGTAGTGGGCGCCGGCCCGGCGGGCATGGCTTGCGCCATCGCGGCCGCGCAGCGTGGCCACCGCGTCGACCTGTACGAAGCACAGCCCGACGTCGGCGGCCAGCTCGACCTGGCGCGGCGCATTCCCGGCAAGGAACGCGAGTTCGACGCGCTACTGCGCCATTACCGCCTGCGCCTGGGGCAAAGCGGTGTCGCGCTGCACCTGAACACGATGGCCGAGGCCGGCATGCTGGCCGCGTGCGGCTACGACCACGTCGTCGTGGCCACCGGCACGCGCCCGCGCGGCGTGCGCTTCGAAGGGCATGACCACGCCAAGGTGCTCAGCTATCCCGACCTCATCCTGGGCCGGGCGCAAGCAGGCGACAGCGTGGCCGTCATCGGCGCGGGCGGCGTCGGGCACGACGTGGCCGAGTGGCTGACCGCGCCGAGGCCGCTGGAGGCGGACGGTTTCCTGCGCTATTGGGGCGTGGACGCCGAGATCCGTACCGCCGGCGGCCTGGCGCAAACCGAGGAAGAGCCGTGCCTGCGCCACGTCACGCTGTTCCAGCGCGGCCTGTCCAAACCCCGGCTGGGCAAGTCCACCGGCTGGATACATCGCGCGCGGCTGGCGCGCCGCGGGGTGGTGTTGCGCGCCGGCTGCGTGTACCACAAGGTGGACGACCGTGGCCTGCACTACAGCATCGATGGCCAGCCGCAACTGGCCGAGGTCGACACCATCGTGGTGTGCGCGGGCCAGGAGCCCGTGCAGGACCTGGCCGTCGAACTTCAGCGGCTGGGCGTCGCCGCGCACCTGATCGGCGGCGCCCGCATCGCCACCGGCCTGGATGCGATGCGGGCGATCGACGAAGGAACGCGGCTGGCTTATGCCCTGTGA
- a CDS encoding SDR family NAD(P)-dependent oxidoreductase, translated as MKDERIFRLDDQVAVVTGGAGGIGRAICEMFANVGARVACVDHDGDAAEACARAIREAGGHAIGMACDVSDEAQTLKVAEDVRRELGGPRVLINGAAMLDRSGTILDIDPREWEQVMKVNLTGVYLMSRAVLPAMIEAGGGSVVHIASMHARVGRGGRVSYTSAKGALLQLAKTMAIDHAAQGIRVNTLSPGAVETRRITFRYGTLSPEARRQAESKYLLDRFADPSEIAAAALFLASPASSYMTGADLLVDGGYCAV; from the coding sequence ATGAAGGATGAACGCATATTCCGCCTGGACGACCAGGTTGCCGTGGTGACGGGCGGAGCGGGCGGCATCGGCCGCGCCATCTGCGAGATGTTCGCCAACGTGGGCGCGCGCGTGGCTTGCGTGGACCACGACGGCGACGCGGCCGAGGCCTGCGCCCGTGCGATACGCGAGGCCGGCGGCCACGCCATCGGCATGGCCTGCGACGTGTCGGACGAGGCGCAGACCCTGAAGGTGGCGGAGGACGTGCGGCGCGAACTGGGCGGGCCGCGCGTGCTGATCAACGGCGCGGCCATGCTGGACCGGTCGGGCACCATCCTCGACATCGACCCGCGTGAGTGGGAACAGGTGATGAAGGTGAACCTGACGGGCGTCTACCTGATGTCGCGCGCGGTGCTGCCGGCGATGATCGAGGCGGGCGGCGGCTCGGTGGTGCACATCGCGTCGATGCACGCGCGCGTGGGGCGCGGCGGGCGCGTCAGCTACACCTCGGCCAAGGGCGCGCTGCTGCAACTGGCCAAGACCATGGCCATCGATCATGCGGCCCAGGGCATACGCGTGAATACGCTGTCGCCGGGCGCGGTGGAGACGCGCCGCATCACCTTCCGCTACGGCACCCTGTCGCCCGAGGCGCGCCGCCAGGCCGAGTCCAAGTACCTGTTGGACCGCTTCGCCGATCCGTCCGAGATCGCGGCGGCCGCGCTGTTCCTCGCGAGTCCCGCGTCGTCGTACATGACGGGCGCGGACCTGTTGGTCGACGGCGGCTATTGCGCGGTGTGA
- a CDS encoding carboxymuconolactone decarboxylase family protein, producing the protein MTQKPDDFTEIGDKTRRTIIGDEYVDPMLASLSPFDREWQKYLNNELWGRTWARGVLSHQQLSLINLGMLAGLGRMEEFELHFRIALKRTKVPLAQLREVLMHLSFYCGVPVGRDCFAIARRILKEENIDLTELEGTP; encoded by the coding sequence TTGACGCAGAAACCGGATGACTTCACCGAGATCGGGGACAAGACCCGGCGCACCATCATCGGCGACGAGTATGTCGACCCCATGCTGGCCAGCCTGTCGCCCTTCGACCGGGAATGGCAGAAGTACCTGAACAACGAGTTGTGGGGCCGCACCTGGGCGCGCGGCGTGCTCTCCCACCAGCAGCTCAGCCTCATCAACCTGGGCATGCTGGCCGGCCTGGGGCGGATGGAAGAGTTCGAGCTGCACTTCCGCATCGCGCTCAAGCGCACCAAGGTACCGCTGGCGCAGCTGCGCGAAGTCCTGATGCACCTGTCCTTCTATTGCGGCGTGCCCGTCGGGCGCGACTGCTTCGCCATCGCGCGGCGCATCCTGAAGGAAGAGAACATCGACCTCACCGAGCTCGAAGGAACGCCATGA
- a CDS encoding Bug family tripartite tricarboxylate transporter substrate binding protein — protein sequence MFATSITKQGRTLLAALGAGMLMHAMPAAADNYPSRAVTLVSPYLAGGAADTVARAIAAAAARQLGQPVVVESKPGAEGLIGSTDVMRAAPDGYRVLWGGAGSMMIVPALRNKAPFDPVTAFTPIAGTVDFSFYLYTPKDFPADNIAEFMDVVKKNPAKYNYGTGNNQGRLTFAYMNKQYGLEMQHVAYRGETAVINDLLPGRMQAFFGTTAAIPYVKTGELKALVTTLPKRSPLLPDVPTMKESGLTEVPFSPGGGWLAIYGPAGMKPEIVKRLNEAFRAAFTDADVQKAMHTAGVSYNPMSSEQLAEFTRSQRDLYIRAVDELGIPKAD from the coding sequence ATGTTCGCGACATCCATCACGAAGCAGGGCCGCACCCTGCTCGCAGCACTGGGCGCCGGCATGCTCATGCACGCCATGCCCGCCGCCGCCGACAACTATCCCAGCCGCGCCGTCACGTTGGTTTCGCCGTACCTGGCGGGCGGCGCCGCCGACACGGTGGCCCGCGCCATCGCGGCAGCGGCGGCCAGGCAGCTCGGCCAACCGGTGGTGGTGGAGAGCAAACCCGGCGCCGAAGGCCTGATCGGATCCACCGACGTGATGCGCGCCGCGCCCGACGGCTATCGAGTGCTGTGGGGCGGGGCGGGCTCGATGATGATCGTGCCGGCCCTGCGCAACAAGGCGCCCTTCGATCCGGTGACCGCCTTCACGCCGATCGCCGGCACGGTGGACTTCTCGTTCTACCTGTACACGCCCAAGGACTTTCCGGCCGACAACATCGCCGAGTTCATGGACGTGGTGAAGAAGAATCCCGCCAAGTACAACTACGGCACGGGCAACAACCAGGGTCGGCTGACCTTCGCGTACATGAACAAGCAGTACGGCCTGGAGATGCAGCACGTGGCGTATCGCGGCGAGACGGCGGTCATCAACGACCTGCTGCCCGGCCGCATGCAGGCGTTCTTCGGCACGACCGCGGCCATTCCATACGTGAAGACGGGCGAACTGAAGGCGCTGGTGACGACCCTGCCGAAGCGCAGCCCGCTGCTGCCCGACGTGCCCACCATGAAGGAAAGCGGCCTGACCGAAGTGCCGTTCTCGCCGGGCGGCGGGTGGCTGGCCATCTACGGCCCGGCCGGCATGAAGCCGGAAATCGTCAAACGCCTGAACGAAGCGTTCCGCGCCGCGTTCACCGATGCGGACGTGCAGAAGGCCATGCATACGGCCGGCGTGTCCTACAACCCCATGAGCAGCGAACAGCTTGCCGAGTTCACCCGCAGCCAGCGCGACCTGTACATTCGCGCGGTGGACGAACTGGGGATTCCGAAGGCCGACTGA
- a CDS encoding acyl-CoA dehydrogenase family protein, with protein sequence MDFRYTEEQTQFADALGRWLQKNYGFEHRQHVARGRDGASLEDWHELAELGVFALTAPERVDGFDGDSADVGLIMRLMGRHRVLEPVLDTLMGIAALKAADGHDVLLGQLAAGQRRLSCAWYERSGEYRPAAAATRHEAGWRLDGQKNMVLHAAMADVFLASARLPDGSPALYAVPARTEGLSLRPYPMLDGTRAADLLMQGVVLPDDALVLSGEDALQALLDLATAALCAEGVGVMESMNEATFEYMKTRRQFGEALGSFQALRHRCVDMHIAAEQARVLTHLALQPHVHEDPAARAQVVSAAKVSVNKALRFIGQNAVHLHGGIGLTDELPVSHDFRRATLITKQFGDTDRHLSRFATQPAFMAAA encoded by the coding sequence ATGGACTTCCGCTACACCGAGGAACAGACACAATTCGCGGACGCGCTGGGGCGCTGGCTGCAGAAGAACTACGGTTTCGAACATCGCCAGCACGTGGCGCGGGGCCGCGACGGCGCCAGCCTGGAAGACTGGCACGAGCTGGCGGAACTGGGCGTGTTCGCCCTGACGGCGCCGGAACGCGTCGACGGCTTCGACGGCGACAGCGCCGACGTGGGCCTGATCATGCGGCTGATGGGACGCCATCGCGTGCTGGAGCCCGTGCTGGACACACTCATGGGCATCGCGGCGTTGAAGGCCGCTGACGGTCACGACGTGCTGCTGGGCCAGCTGGCCGCGGGCCAGCGCCGCCTGTCCTGCGCCTGGTACGAACGCAGCGGCGAATACCGGCCCGCCGCCGCCGCCACGCGACACGAGGCCGGATGGCGCCTCGACGGACAAAAAAACATGGTGCTGCACGCCGCCATGGCGGACGTGTTCCTGGCCAGCGCGCGCCTGCCGGACGGCAGCCCTGCGCTGTACGCGGTGCCTGCCCGCACCGAAGGGCTGAGCCTGCGGCCCTATCCCATGCTGGACGGCACGCGCGCCGCGGACCTGCTGATGCAGGGCGTGGTGCTGCCCGACGACGCGCTGGTGCTGAGCGGCGAAGACGCGCTGCAGGCCCTGCTCGACCTCGCCACCGCCGCGCTGTGCGCCGAAGGCGTGGGCGTGATGGAGTCGATGAACGAGGCCACCTTCGAGTACATGAAGACCCGCAGGCAGTTCGGCGAGGCGCTGGGCAGTTTCCAGGCGCTGCGGCACCGCTGCGTGGACATGCACATCGCCGCGGAGCAGGCGCGCGTGCTGACGCATCTGGCGCTGCAACCGCACGTGCATGAGGATCCCGCCGCGCGCGCGCAGGTCGTGTCGGCAGCCAAGGTCAGCGTCAACAAGGCGCTGCGGTTCATCGGCCAGAACGCCGTGCACCTGCATGGCGGCATCGGCCTGACCGACGAACTGCCGGTATCGCACGACTTCCGGCGCGCCACGCTGATCACCAAGCAGTTCGGCGACACCGACCGGCATCTCAGCCGCTTTGCCACACAGCCGGCCTTCATGGCCGCGGCGTGA